CAACATGATCTTTCCGAGCACGAGATCATAAAGGTATTAGTTTATGTTTCAAATTGTCTTCGCGATTGTAATCATGATAGCATTTGTTTTATCAGTGTGTTGCGAAAATGCGCAGTATACTACTGCTCTTTATCTTTCCATgatcaagaaaaatggaaactggggttttcttttcctcattttgaatTCTTTGTCCCTTTTCAGTTTGTCTGTTTGGATTTTACTCTTTCAGGCATATAAAGTTGCCAAAGTGGCATCCTTCAGAATGGAGGATTTGGAGCCGTTTTGGGATATTTTCGATATTTGTCCGTACAATCAAAATGGGTGGCTTGTTGCGGTCATATATAAAAAGGGAGATGGGATCACTCGCTCTCGTGACCAGACCGATGCTGCGGAGTGCGAATCATGCCACTACCGGCTCAAGTCGTCGGGCTCCAAATACTGCTCCGTGGAGTGCAAGGTGACGATCGAGCACATCTTTTTGAGCGAACCGAGTTCGGACTTCCTACGTCGTGCGTCGTTTGGAATGTAATGCAGATTTGAGCAACGTTTTACCTCATGTGgtaattctttcttctttttccattgtAGGTCGAAGCCGTGATGAAGATCAATGAAAGTGGAAATATGAAGAACGAAGCGAAGAGAACGGTAGAGACCATACCAGAGGGGAGTGCTAGCAATGTCCAGTCATTCAGGAAACGACCAAGAAAGCAGACAAGCCCGCAGAGAGCTCCATTTTATTAGCCGAAGATTGGTTATTGGCAAACTTGGTGAAAATCGGGGTGGGCTACTTTGTTTTGGTACATGATGGCTAATTTTACCTTTAGTTGTTTTGGTGCATTCTCGATGGAGCTCAGTGGAACTttagtttttctgtttttggtatTGGATCCACCACGAATGTAGGGAAATAAGCTCCATTTTGCTTGACTCTGCTATGAAGTATATCGATGCAACAATAATCTCTCGTTCAGTTCTACAAGCGAATATGACTgcgaattattattattattattatgattagGATCATATAAACTCAATTTATCGAATGGTAATTAAACAATTTTATCCTCTACTATTTCCACAATTTTCGATATACAATCCTATTGCCGACTCCGCCAAGGACAAACATGTAAATAGCCAACAACCAGCTCAACCGCCAAGAAATTAAAGCAAAGACACTATCTTATCAAATAGAGAGGAGTTCGGTCACTATCTTGCGGGTTCGGGTCCTGGCCTTACTGGGAAGGATATGGCGAATTGTAAGTCTAACTAACCTGGCTTTTATGCATTTACATGTTTGTCCCCGATAAAATGGATCGTCACTGTTTTATTAATAGATAAAAGCCAAAAACGAAGTATCGTCGCAATATTTGCAAATGAAAACCGTGGAAAGCGGTCTAATACAATTCTAATAGTGCTGCTGTAGACGATTGATTACAACCAAATTTTGCATTAATCTTAACTACTTTTTAATGTTATAAATAATGAAAACACCAATTATCATTTTTTACATAATCACCTGATGTAAGATTAATGAATAGAATATTAGTTGATAGGTAAATACTTGTTGTAATAATTATTGTGTTATCTTGATAATGCACAATTACATATCAGATTAAATACAATGCGTAATACATTAATTATCATACTATTAGTGGCCCTCTATTAGATACGA
The sequence above is drawn from the Rhodamnia argentea isolate NSW1041297 chromosome 9, ASM2092103v1, whole genome shotgun sequence genome and encodes:
- the LOC115726626 gene encoding uncharacterized protein LOC115726626, with amino-acid sequence MTAMDMTMVLSGDDQKNVVPPWLRPIASIKLYDLCKNHSSRECNFYCRVCMVALCKECKKQHDLSEHEIIKAYKVAKVASFRMEDLEPFWDIFDICPYNQNGWLVAVIYKKGDGITRSRDQTDAAECESCHYRLKSSGSKYCSVECKVEAVMKINESGNMKNEAKRTVETIPEGSASNVQSFRKRPRKQTSPQRAPFY